The segment ACCACAAATGTTGCAATAAGTATCAAATCTTTCATGTATATTTACTTACAGGATGGAATaatcattaaaaacattaaaaaaaaaaaaacaatgctttaTTTCTATATACATTGAACTAATTTCAGACATAACATTAAACCTATCAAATCTAACCAGGTTCTTAACCAATAGGCCAATCATTAGCcccataaaattaatttttgaattcaAGCAGGCATCCCACTTTGGACTGCctgagttggagtcctggccatttctaatccagctccctgctaatgaacatcCTTGGAGgctgcagacgatggctcaaatgcttgggtccctgccacctatgtgggagacctggactgaatttgtggctcctggctttggcttggctcagtctcagctgttgtaggcatttagggagttaaccaacgtatattaagatttctgtctcgtctctgctcttcaaataaataaaaacacaaattaaaagtcAATTCAGTCATCTATTCAAACATCAATAtggcatatatatttaaataaatatataaacctacACACTTTAACCCAAATATATAGATAGCTTACTTTACAGTCCAGAATTCTATCAGGATATACCTATACTAGAAAGTAAAAGCTAAAAAGTTAAACAGCAGACATTCcaatgtttttttctaattttaacatTGAGAGCTGAATTTGATTCATATAACGATTAGAAGCTATGTTTACAAAAATGGGAATCTATTAAGTTTACTGTTAATAGTAACAATACAATtgtttatataaaaaattttcaaagtgaaaattatgaaaacaaatttaCCTCCTTTGAGTCATCTATcctctcaaaataaacaaaagcaaatccTCGAGATCTCCCAGTTCGCTGATCATAAACTACATTGACACCACTCAACGGTCCGTATCGAGAAAACACTTCACGAAGATCTCTCTCCGTTGTGTACAAACTGAGGCCAAAAACTCCAAGACAAGTGTTGGGATCTGGATTTGCCTATTGAATAAAGATATCATTATTAAACACTAAGCTTTGATTAAATCtacaagaaatcaaaattaaaagtgTTTTGCTTAGAGTACCTCCTCTAATATTTGAAGAACCTATTGTCTTCTGGAATTAAGATTTTAAGAGAGCTAACATAGATGAGCTCTATCTTACAGTTCACAGCACATTCAGGCATTCTTTGGAACAGACACTCTGGCTATAGACTAAAAAATAACATTCCTACTCTCCAGCCCAGTAATGTTCAGAATATATCCTAAGAAGCCATctttggggccggcacagtgggtaaagcctttggcaggcatcccatataggtactggatCGAgaccacttcagatccagctctctggtatggcttaggatagcagaagaagatggcccaagtgctagggtccctgcacccacgagggagacccagaagaagttcctgattggcccccagctgctgtgggcatttggggagtaaacctttctcggtaattctgcctttcagataaacaaatcttaaaaaaaaaaaaaaaaaaaaaaaaaaaaaaaggccatccTCAGTTTAATGCCATAATTTCTAATTTATTCAACTATTTTACATCCCTTACAAGTTTATAATTAATCTGATATAATGATAATTACTTATCAAGATACTACCttctccattttcattctttagCAAAGATATTCGTTCAACACTCCCACAATTCAAATTTTGAACATggacagaggctggtgttgtggtgtagggagttaaaccaccacttgcaaggCTAGCATCCCACCTAACAGTGGATGATGAAtcggtcccctgccacccacatgagacactggcttcagcctggcctaactaaccctgaccattgtagccattgggaATTAAATCAGTGGACAgatgtccctctgcctttcaaataaatcagccTTAGAAAGGGGTGGTAGGGTGGGTGTGTgggaataaagtaaaaaaattcatttaaaactaataaaaatgtacaaatttcTAAACATTGTCAAATAACACACTCCACTATAATTAAGTGGGTATCATGCAGAAGCAGTACCACATTTCATAGCAGCTAAGCTCAGAGCTTCAGAGTCAGGCACACTGGTTGAAACCTGGCTCTGCCACTAgtgaaaaaacaaatgaaaactccTGCAGTGTCACAAAACACGAAGGCTTGAGAGTGAAAATTCCTTTATTAGGCTATCTATGGCATAGAAAGTTATTTTGATTTTGAAAGCTAAAAtgggggtccagcattgtggcaatccatatgggtgccagtttgagtccaggatgctccactttccaatcaagctttctgctaatgtgactggaaaagaagtggaaaatggtTCCTGTACTCATGttgcagcttctggctttgatgtggcccaggcccagaacctgtggccatttaggagtgaaccagtagatagaagatctctttctctctgtcctctgcctttcaaataaataaatttttaataaaaaaaaaaaaaaaaaaaaaaggaaaaaggaagctaACACAGATGTTTCTTAATTACCATTTGTAAACAGTGGTTCACTTTATAATAAGCAAGCTACACCAGGACtaaacactcaaaaaaaaaaaaaaatcagaatcaccacaagttttaattaacttttataaATCACATACCCTGCTTCCCGTGTGTCTTCTGCGGTTAGACATTGGAGAATGACTTCGGCTCCTTCGCCGCCGGTACTCTGGTGTGTACGACCTACTTCGAGATCGTCTCCTATGAGAATGAGAGTGGGATCTGGATCGAGTGTAGCGTCTATGAGAATGCCTCCTTGACCTCGACCTTAGAGGGAGAATACATTGAGGTAAATACACTGGGCTATAAAGGCTCTTCAACGACTTATCTACGTATCTCTGGCTGTCCTCAGTTCCTTCCTTCTGAGAAAAGAgaattctctttctcctccttctcctaaaTCACTACAACCTTctgttctctgtccctctgttctACACTCACCATTTTCACCTTACCAACACGTTAATTATCtaccttcttttaaaaagaaaaatgcaaagccAATTTCAACCACCAGTACTGTAAAACCTTTGATTCTTGCCACCTTCTCCACTTAGATCCACATTCCAGTCACTAACAAGTATCAATTCCTTTCTAACCTTCCTTTAGCCTGTTGCTATCTGTTATCCACTAAATTAATTCAACAACAACCTAAAAGCCCACTTCAACTGATTTTATAGCTTTCATTTCTTGAGACTTTCATAGTATCAACCTGCCCACTGATGCTTCCCTAGTTAATTACTGATCTGATTCTTCTGTTGCTCTGACAGTCCTCTTTCTCTGCTTATAAATCTAACAAATTCTTACCAAATCTAACAGTCAATGACCTATCCTTAACTAAGCTTACCTAGATAGCAGtgataagactttttttttctaaactgacattttttgaaaaagatttatttgaaaggcagagttacagagatgcagtggcaaaagtcttccatccactggttcgctcaccagatggccgcaacggccagagctgtgccgatccgaagccaggagccaggggcttcctctgggtctcccatgcgggcgcaggggcccaagtgcttgggccatcctccactgctttcctgggccacagcagagagctggactggaagaggagcaaccggactagaaccggcacccatatgggatgctggtgctgcaggcggaggattaacctactgcgccatcgCGCCGACCCCAGTACTCTGCTTTTAACAGGGGTGCAGGAAGTGAATTATGTATAAAGAAAACTTGTGTTTGTATAACACCAAAGAGGATATTCCCCATTATTCTTAGCACCAATTACAGCTccaatttttaagataaatatattttccttttctttaaatcatacatcaaaatacagaaaatactgTAACTGTTGACCTCAATAGAAGCACAgcctttaaaaaaactgattttgtggctggcactgtggcgtagcatgtaaacccatcgcctgcagtgctggcatggtttgggtcctggctgctccacttcctatccagctccctgctgtggcctaggaaagcagtagaagatggccccaagtccttgggcccctgcacccacgtgggagacccagaggaagctcctggcttgatgggcgcagctctggctgttgcggccaactgaggattgaaccaatggatggaagacaatgcccccaccctccaccccactgcctctgccattctgcctttcaaataaaataaatcttaaaaacaaaaaaaaaccttattttgtCTTACGCCCCCTTGGCAGCAGAAATGTCTATGCAAGAAATGACAATGATTCAAACTAATTGTTTTTAGCCTGTCTATTCCACCCCATTGTACCTGCAGTGAAATTTGCAGGGGTTCACTAGTGTTTCTGTTGTCACTGGCTGTGGGGCTCTGAATCATGACCAGAGCGCCATGCTTGACACAGAGCCAAAATTCTCagggaaatgataaaaattacTCTTATGAGCACCTAGTGCCACAAACGTCCATCAGCCTTGTCTGCACTAAACTACATTCAAGTATTCCATGGAAAAAACTGCCTTTTTGTTGTACAGAATATTGTTGGCATAAAACTGAACACTAATTCAAATGCCAAAAATGCATACACTGATATGAATTTAGTTCGCATTAACAGCTAGTATCCAAAACCCAAGCATTTATCTGGAATACATCAATCATTTCTAAATTCTAGTATGAGAAAAACTGAGTCTTTAGTGAAAATTTAAGGAATTTGGCAAAAACTCCTTTGTCATGAAAGCCTCAAGGAGAATGTATTTCAAACACACTTACCTGGATTTTGATCTTGATTGAGAATGGGATTCAGAATGTTTGGAAACCCTTGATGGACTACGAGATCCTGACCTGCTCTCCGATTTTACACGAGCAGGAGTTCCCGTTGGAGATTTTGACTGAGAGCGAGACTCCTAACAAAGAAGACAGTATTACAAATGGCACTGGTCACGTAGATGCCTAACACCTAACATTTAAAGTACCGTAATTATTTATATTGATTGCTCCTGAAAAACAAATGGTTAGGCAACACCCTCCAGAAAAAATTTTCAGCTCATTAATAACCCATTGTTAATACTGCTAACTGTCCTCAATAATTCCCTACTTGAACCAGATCACCAAATCTCTATTAACTAAGTAATCATGCAAATTCATCTACAACTTGATCATACAGACACTGGAACATAAACCATACATTTACTTAACCTAGGACCCATTCATTCTTCCAgattcttttaattctacttcacTCTTGCTTTCTACTTCTCTTCATTCTtcattgagtttttcatttttcatacttCGTGTATTCTTCCCCAAACAATTCAAAATAGccttaaaaaaatattcaagtgCTTCTATCTGACCAATCTTCTGTTCAattttttcccccattcaattttaattttctgatcTTTAATACTTTTCATTAGCCTTCTTTTATCTTGATTTATCTTCCACATTCTTGGAAAAAACTCTTCAATTTCTTCACGAACATTAACCTTAATGGAAAAAGAACATTTAGTATATTTAAGCACGTGGGGATTATAAAACTCTGCTGGAGTTCAGAATGTTATCTACCAAATGGAAAAGCCAGCAGGTAAAGTGCAAATaactaatttattaaaaaaacaattttatagtCTTTAAAATTGTTCAAAGTCTAGTTTCTAACAAATGATTTACtgaatttttctaaatgtttttttaCCATAATTTTCACCCTCCTCCCCTTTCATGTTTCATTCTAGTTTCTAAAATATGAACAATTTTAATAGAAATACTTAATTCAAACATAAATCTAACATTAACTGTAATTCCCCCCTCCACACCTAAGTGTTAAGTTTCCACTATTTTATAACCTGGATTTTTAGTGATCTTAAAATAGGCCTTCACTAAGTCAGACTAAGAATCAAAATATAGTTAAAGCAAAGCATCCTAGGCTGAAATATTTGCACACACCTGTCTAAACTCACATTATAGCACACATGCAAGGGTCACAGTAAAACTACTAACACCTCCTCCCAATTTTGGTTGGCCACTAAGTATTTTCTCATTCTGACCTCCCAGAAATATATGTTCTGAAGACAAAtaagcattctttttattttatttatttatttatttattttttgacaggcagagtggacagtgagagagagagagagagaaaggtcttccttttgccattagttcaccctccaatggccgccgcaccacactgatctgatggcgggagccaggtacttatcctggtctcccatggggtgcagggtccaagcacttgggccatcctccactgcactccctggccacagcagagagctggcctggaagaggggcaaccgggacagaatctggcgccctgaccgggactagaacccggtgtgctggggccgcaaggcggaggattagcctattgagccgcagcgctggcgaCAAATAAGCATTCTAAAGAACTAAGGGGAAAGAGGAAGCAAAGAAATCCTAAAAATCCCCTTTAGCTTATAAATTCCTAAAAATCAGTGTTTTTGCAATTTTTCCTCTGTAAAATGCTGTATTATGGAAGGAAACACCCGTACAAGTTACAAAACTTGTACCATGGTCTCTGTCTTTGATTCTACGTCTTCACAATTTTGACAGACTTTATATGTACTTCAGAGACCACATCCTCCATCAGCAAACCGGTCTCTGAAAAAGTTGGATGTAatcaaaaatttccaaataatGTATAACAGATGGATATCTTGTCTTGATAGATATAAGGCATTTACGACCAAAATAAGATAGCTTATTTGTCCATTTAAACCTTGCTATTATTAGTGTAAACAATTATCCAATTTCAATATCGCATCAATTCTTTCTCTATAttacacaatttttaaagatagCTTTCTTAACACTTTCCTTTTACTTCAAGTTTGATATCAAAAACCTTATTTATCAAGAAATGTACTAATGCCACTAGACCTATCCATTTTTttcacatgaaaacaaaaatgaaaatatatagctTGTTTCCTGTTCCATACTTTTCCAATTTTGGCTGCCTACAGTAAGCTTTTTACCACATCTCAAATACTTTCTAAATTCCTGGAGAGATGCCTGGAGTAGGCAAGCAAGTTAGGTTTTTTGTTCCCTAAAACTATAAAATCAGCATACCCAGAACTTTTAATAGTTCGCAAGCTGGTCTAGTAACTACCTGATGTTATCTTCCCCACTCTATGTTTTCCTCCCATGACAACGGACTGTCACCATTCTTTTATGCTACTGTTGAACAGCAGTAGCTGCAATGGCATTTATGAACATCATGGCCCTTGGAATAATACACATATCAGAAGGATTTGCTCTACCAAACCTTGTAAACCTTCAATCCTTTAACTTTACTAGGACAGACATTTAAAATCACATTAAATCCAAAATGTACTCCTACATGCTTATTTGAAGTTTTCTAGCACAAAACTTTATGGACCCAATCTGTGTCTTCCCCCATAAACATAATTTCAGCTGCTAGAAATGACCACAACTCAGGTATTAACATAAATGAGGTAACTgaataatagtttaaaattttagGCCTCATTTCTGGAGTGGCAACAAAGCATTAAAGTATGACTTCATTAAATTATGACTTTATTAAAGTATGTCTTTTTAAGACAGTGTATTTTAAGagtgttactttttattttgcagGGTGTCACAAATAACCTCCTTTGTCAGTTGTCCTCTCTATCTGTAGGAATGCTAATTCTCCACACATTTCTTCAAGGGattctccagttaaaatataGTACTCTTCTAATTACTAGTTACAAAGATGTAACTATAGTTTTTAACTTCTAGAAACTTTATCTAAAAAGATATTTTCTCAGTAAACTTAGCCTAAACTTTCATGTATAAAATTTAattcttcagaaatattttacaCCACCACCAAAAAATGGCCCATCACTGCATGAACTGGTGGCTAATGGTGTTTACACAGATAGATGCTCATATTAATATTTACCATTTCAAAGTTTATTAATTTACCATTTTGAAAGGCTGTTACCAAATGCTTTTCACTAAATTCTCCAACTTTACTATATAGTAAAGTTCTTTATGGAGGACAAATGCTGGCTATGCCTTTCTCATCTTTCATTTGTGTTCACTATGAAATAACTTCAACTTTTTCCCAAAGGAATTAATTATTTaggatttgaaaaataaattgaaattgcaaacagaaaacaaaaaataaattctgggaTGGAGTGGTATCTTGTAGTACCTAGTGCTTTCACTAGAGTTACACTTAACCTGTTCTTAAAGCTGGCCAGACAAGGAATTCTACAAATTTCTCAGTAACTGGCTACTGGATTCAACAAGCATGAAAGTATGCTCTCTAGTTAAAATGAGCAGATGAAAAACTTCATCACAGATTTTAACCGAAATCTAAAAAAGGCTTCTAGTTTACCTAGAAGATGAGTAGAAAACTCTCAGAACAATCTGCTTaaatatggttttttttcttttggtgtatGTTATATGCACACACTGCTGCAGAATACAATTCCTACAGCAAGCAGTAACTGAAATATCCTAATACAGCCTTATTAGgctataaatgagaaaaaatcccATTCTAAAATATATGCTTATTACTTAATACTCGTATTCATGAAagataaaattaatacaaatagaATATTAAGGCCAAACTGTCAGGTAATAGTGCCAAACTGATACAATTCAAATCTAAGCCTGTAAAACAAGCTTTTCAAAATATACTTTCCCACTACTTTATGAAATTGGAAATTTATTTCCACAGAAGCACACTAGTGCAGTTAGGTAATTTATACTTCCCAAAAGGGGAGAGAATGTACTCAAATGCCTCACAATACTTACTGAACTAAGAACTTCATTCTTTAGGGATTATAAGAAATCTATTTACTCAATTATTTAATTTCAGTCTACAGAAGTTTTGCCTACTTCCTCTAAGTAGGGGTAGGGAACATCTGGCCCCCCAGCTGCATGAGGCTGGCAAAATCctttggtctgaccctgccaaggcaactacagGTACAACctgaaattcaatacatctatagcaggctaatttttaagttgacaataATTGTGGCCTgtgaatgttataaatatccaaatgacctttggcagaaaaaaggctccCCACGCTTGTTGTGGTATGATGGGATGCCTCACTTACAGACCCTTAGAGGCTGATTAAAGTGGTCTTTCTGGCACCTTCCCCTTTCTTTAGTTTGAAAGGGAAGTAAGGGGAGCAggtgaagggggagggagagaactcaccaatctgctggttcacttctcacatgGCCCAGGCTGTGTTGGGCTGGGGCTcaagttgggagccagaaacttaatcccactctcccatgtgggtggtgggaactcAACTACCACCTTGGCcagccctcccagggtctgtattataCAGGGCGGAATGGCTGACCCCGATGTGGTCTTTATTACAAAGGTTCACAAATATTCTAACACTGTGTGTCTAAAGTCTGAAATAATTTGGGAGAACTTTTTATCATAAAGAATTTATTATCTGGTAACTATACATACATATTAAAGCATaaaaaatttcagtttatttgaaggcagagcgacagagagaggaagggagagacaaacCAAAGagccagatcttccatctgctggttcactccccaaatggctgccaacagccaggtaTGAGCCAGGTCCGGTCCAggtccaagccagaagccaggaactccattcctgttccctacatgggtggcaggagttcaagtactcaggccatcttctgttgccttgcaaggtacattagcaggaagttggatcagaaacatcaaatagccaggacttaaactggcattcCGATATGGGTataatccactgtgccaaaaaTACTGGCTCTATAGATAATCAAATTTAAACTCATCCTTCAGTTGGAAGATTGCCTGCAAACTTTATATTCTTTTGTTCAAATTTTAAATGACTCCCAAGTCTGCTAGCTTGTATTTCATGATCAACTGCAATGCTTGAAAAGCTAGCATATGAGTGGCAATctcaaaagcagagaaagaaaccaagaaCTAAAATGATTTAATTATACTAAAAAGCCAATGAATAGCAACAAAAATGAAACTACTAAAAACAcgttacggccggcgccgtggctcaataggctaatcctccgccttgcggcaccggcacaccgggttctagtcccggtcagggcgccggattctgtcccggttgcccctcttccaggccagctctctgctgtggccagggagtgcagtggaggatggcccaagtgcttggaccctgcaccccataggagaccaggagaagcacctggctcctgccttcagatcagcgcagtgtcgGGCCgcagccgccattggagggtgaaccaatggcaaaaggaagacctttctctctgtctctctctctctcactgtccactctgcctgtcaaaaacaaaaacaaaaaacacacaaacaaacaaacaaaaaaaacacgtTACAACATTCTCTCTACTTAATGTTCTCATATGATGATGTCACAGAGTATTCATCAATTTCGAGTAACTAAATGACAGGGCTTTCGTTTTAAGGAAAACCCCTAACTTATTCCATCTCTGATCAGTCACGTCTATTCTCTCATGTCTTTTATGAAAATCACAAGGCAAGCAGATTATACACAACCTTAGTTATGCAGTAATTTAATGGAAGGAAGGGGAACCACATTTCTTTGCATTATTCTCCTCTCAATTTTTCCAGTGATTACAAAGTGTCTTCCTCATCTGACTGCTACCACTTTCTAATCTCCATTTCTGTCCTGCTGAGCTTGTTAAGATATATGAACAAATAACCAGTATTCATCCTCTCTGCACGTGAATATACACTTTTTACAAAGGTCTCAGGGATAGTTAGTTCATGCCTGAGCACACTATCAGACGTTTCTGCACAGCTACGTTCTTTTACTGAGTTATGGCACAGGTAAAGTTCAGCTCATCTACAGAATTAAGCCCacaaagtttactttttttttttttttttttttaaaaggactattggggccggcgctgtggtgcagcgggttaaagccctggcctgaagtactggcatcccacatgggcattggttctagtccggctgctcctcttccaatccagctcctctgctatggcctgggatagcagtggaagaacttgggccactgcacccatgtaggagatccaggagaagttcctggctccggcacagctccagctgttgcagccatctggggagtgaactagcagatggaagacccctctctctgtctctacctctctctgtaattctttcgaataaataaaataagtctttaaaataaaataacggACTATCACCCCTAAATATTTAACTTCCTTGATATCCCTTTAGGTCTCAAGGctctttattctcattttaggAATGATACAAAGTATAACCATTTATGGCAGATCTGTAAAATTAGTTATGCAATATCGTATCATTACTTGTACCACTCTTTCCCAAAATCTTTTTATCTACATTAAACAAATCAGGACCCTTCAGTGAGACAATCTGCAATATAAAAATCAAGCCTTAACAGGTTTCACTAAACTTACACATTCTCTGCTTCaaggagagtgggaggggagggaataTGTAATAGTACttattttcaggaaaataaatcaaaccCTAAACTTTCAGGCGTAACACCATCCCTAGAGGGAAAGAAGTTTTAGTTCTTTTTAACAGGTTAACCTGATGAGATATGAAATTAAATCAATGAAGAAGCTGAATTAAGTCTTTTAAAGCTAAAGTGGTGTG is part of the Oryctolagus cuniculus chromosome 16, mOryCun1.1, whole genome shotgun sequence genome and harbors:
- the TRA2A gene encoding transformer-2 protein homolog alpha isoform X1; protein product: MSDVEENNFEGRESRSQSKSPTGTPARVKSESRSGSRSPSRVSKHSESHSQSRSKSRSRSRRHSHRRYTRSRSHSHSHRRRSRSRSYTPEYRRRRSRSHSPMSNRRRHTGSRANPDPNTCLGVFGLSLYTTERDLREVFSRYGPLSGVNVVYDQRTGRSRGFAFVYFERIDDSKEAMERANGMELDGRRIRVDYSITKRAHTPTPGIYMGRPTHSGGGGGGGGGGGGGGGGRRRDSYYDRGYDRGYDRYEDYDYRYRRRSPSPYYSRYRSRSRSRSYSPRRY
- the TRA2A gene encoding transformer-2 protein homolog alpha isoform X2, with the protein product MSDVEENNFEGRESRSQSKSPTGTPARVKSESRSGSRSPSRVSKHSESHSQSRSKSRSRSRRHSHRRYTRSRSHSHSHRRRSRSRSYTPEYRRRRSRSHSPMSNRRRHTGSRANPDPNTCLGVFGLSLYTTERDLREVFSRYGPLSGVNVVYDQRTGRSRGFAFVYFERIDDSKEAMERANGMELDGRRIRVDYSITKRAHTPTPGIYMGRPTHGGGGGGGGGGGGGGGGRRRDSYYDRGYDRGYDRYEDYDYRYRRRSPSPYYSRYRSRSRSRSYSPRRY